The following are encoded together in the Anaerostipes caccae L1-92 genome:
- the folK gene encoding 2-amino-4-hydroxy-6-hydroxymethyldihydropteridine diphosphokinase, producing MDQIIIKELELYSNHGVYKEEKVLGQKFLVSAVLYTDTKRAGKSDKIEYSVNYGEVCHRIREIMEGNTFDLIERVAETIAERLLIEFDLIRKTEVEVKKPWAPIGLPIQSVSVRIERQWHRAYIGIGSNMGDRMKYINEAVKQMKQEDDLRLICVSDLAETEPYGYTEQDKFINGCIGIDTLKTPEELLEYLQGLENNAGRERIVHWGPRTLDLDILLYDDIVIHGDHLTIPHPEIPKRSFVLEPLVQIAPYERHPVLNKTILELKDALEEKEEK from the coding sequence ATGGATCAGATTATTATAAAAGAGCTGGAGCTTTACAGCAATCACGGCGTATATAAAGAAGAAAAAGTCCTGGGACAGAAATTTCTTGTGTCCGCAGTACTGTATACAGATACAAAACGGGCCGGCAAGAGTGATAAAATAGAATACTCCGTCAACTACGGGGAAGTATGCCATCGGATTCGGGAGATCATGGAGGGAAATACCTTTGACCTGATCGAACGGGTGGCGGAAACGATTGCAGAGCGGCTTCTGATAGAATTTGACCTGATCAGGAAGACAGAGGTGGAAGTCAAAAAACCCTGGGCTCCGATCGGGCTGCCGATCCAGAGTGTCTCTGTCAGAATTGAGCGGCAGTGGCACCGGGCATATATTGGGATAGGTTCCAATATGGGGGACCGGATGAAGTATATAAACGAAGCAGTAAAACAGATGAAACAGGAAGATGATCTCAGGCTGATCTGTGTGTCAGACCTTGCAGAGACAGAACCTTACGGATATACGGAGCAGGATAAATTTATCAACGGATGTATCGGGATCGATACATTGAAGACACCTGAGGAACTCCTCGAATATTTGCAGGGACTGGAAAATAATGCGGGCAGAGAACGGATTGTACATTGGGGACCAAGGACACTGGATCTGGATATTTTGCTGTATGATGACATCGTGATTCATGGAGATCATTTGACGATACCTCATCCAGAGATTCCGAAACGAAGTTTTGTTTTGGAGCCTCTCGTACAGATAGCACCCTATGAGAGGCATCCTGTCTTGAACAAGACGATCCTGGAGTTAAAAGATGCTTTGGAGGAAAAGGAAGAAAAATGA
- a CDS encoding bifunctional folylpolyglutamate synthase/dihydrofolate synthase, whose amino-acid sequence MNYQATMEFIGRANKFGSILGLDNIRELLNRLGNPQDRLKIVHIAGTNGKGSTLAFLASVFKEQGYEAGRYVSPASFCYEEKFRINDEIITKEDLCFYMEKIKKTAEEMVRDGKEHPTVFEMETALSFLYFLDKKVDAVLLETGLGGRLDATNVIKHPICTVIASIGYDHTQYLGSTIQEIAGEKAGILKKGCPAVSYDNTSEAREVIEKAAEEKNVPLIFADTSRVTILSENLEGSVFSYVCADGTEYRNMEIGMLGEHQIFNAAAALETIQILKKSYIFRQDSIRKGFKKARWDGRLQRISAVPAAFCDGAHNPDGAQKLLQFLQKNFTNKKIIYIMGVLSDKDYPQMLEIMSSMSDEIYTVTPEGDRALPSGVLAEAARPFYRKVTEGGSLGECYQQVKKECGQDDVIVVFGTLSFLKELRG is encoded by the coding sequence ATGAACTATCAGGCGACAATGGAATTTATTGGACGAGCCAATAAGTTTGGAAGTATTTTAGGACTTGACAATATCAGGGAATTGTTAAACCGTCTCGGGAATCCCCAGGACCGGCTGAAGATCGTTCATATAGCAGGAACTAACGGAAAAGGTTCTACCCTGGCGTTTCTTGCGTCGGTATTCAAAGAGCAGGGTTATGAAGCAGGGCGGTATGTGTCTCCTGCTTCTTTCTGCTATGAAGAAAAGTTCCGTATTAACGATGAGATCATCACAAAGGAAGATCTCTGCTTTTATATGGAGAAAATAAAAAAAACAGCGGAGGAGATGGTCAGGGACGGAAAAGAGCATCCGACAGTCTTCGAAATGGAGACTGCCCTTTCATTTCTTTATTTTCTCGATAAAAAAGTGGACGCAGTCCTTCTGGAAACAGGGCTTGGGGGACGACTGGATGCAACAAACGTGATAAAGCACCCGATCTGTACAGTCATTGCATCGATCGGCTATGACCATACCCAGTATCTGGGCAGCACGATTCAGGAGATCGCAGGTGAGAAGGCAGGTATCCTGAAAAAAGGATGTCCTGCCGTTTCTTACGATAATACTTCTGAGGCCAGGGAAGTGATAGAGAAGGCTGCAGAAGAAAAAAACGTGCCTCTCATCTTCGCAGACACAAGCCGTGTCACCATCTTATCCGAGAACTTAGAGGGCTCAGTATTTTCTTATGTCTGTGCAGATGGAACAGAGTACCGGAATATGGAAATCGGTATGCTTGGGGAGCACCAGATCTTTAATGCCGCAGCCGCTCTGGAGACCATTCAAATCTTAAAAAAATCTTATATTTTTCGGCAGGATTCCATAAGAAAAGGATTTAAAAAAGCCAGGTGGGATGGCCGATTACAGCGTATTTCCGCGGTTCCTGCGGCTTTCTGCGACGGAGCTCACAACCCGGACGGAGCCCAGAAGCTTTTACAGTTCCTTCAAAAGAATTTTACAAATAAAAAAATAATCTATATAATGGGAGTATTGTCGGATAAAGATTATCCGCAGATGCTTGAAATCATGTCTTCAATGTCAGATGAAATCTACACGGTGACACCAGAAGGTGACCGTGCCCTGCCTTCGGGGGTATTAGCCGAAGCAGCCCGTCCGTTTTACCGGAAAGTGACCGAGGGAGGGAGTCTTGGAGAATGTTATCAGCAGGTTAAGAAGGAATGCGGACAGGACGATGTTATTGTCGTGTTCGGAACTTTATCATTTTTAAAAGAACTGAGAGGTTAG
- the folP gene encoding dihydropteroate synthase: MKIGKRQFDMKNHGYIMGILNVTPDSFSDGGRYTRLDAALKHAEQMLGEGADIIDVGGESTRPGHEKITVDEEIERTAPVIEALKREFDPVISLDTYKWQVAEEGIRAGADMINDIWGLKWDGKMAPLLAREGLPACLMHNRKNTDYKNFLSDVIKDLRETMQTAGEAGMRKEQILLDPGIGFAKTLEQNLMLMNHLELLLEFQVPVLLGTSRKSMIGFTLDLPADERTEGTVATTVSGYMKGCRMFRVHDVKENRRALTMIEAICRY, translated from the coding sequence ATGAAGATAGGAAAAAGACAATTTGATATGAAAAACCATGGATATATTATGGGGATACTCAATGTGACTCCGGACTCTTTTTCGGATGGAGGAAGATACACCCGTCTGGATGCGGCTCTGAAGCATGCGGAGCAAATGCTCGGCGAAGGGGCGGATATCATCGATGTCGGAGGGGAATCCACCCGCCCGGGACATGAAAAGATCACCGTGGATGAAGAGATCGAGAGGACAGCTCCGGTGATTGAGGCACTGAAAAGAGAGTTTGATCCGGTCATTTCCCTGGATACATACAAGTGGCAGGTGGCTGAGGAAGGCATCCGTGCAGGCGCCGATATGATCAACGACATATGGGGACTCAAGTGGGACGGGAAAATGGCTCCGCTGCTGGCCAGGGAAGGCCTTCCGGCCTGCCTTATGCATAACCGGAAGAATACAGATTACAAGAATTTTTTGAGTGATGTGATAAAGGACCTCAGGGAGACTATGCAGACTGCCGGGGAGGCCGGCATGCGGAAAGAACAGATACTGCTGGACCCGGGCATTGGATTTGCAAAGACTTTGGAACAAAATTTGATGCTCATGAACCATTTGGAACTTCTTCTTGAGTTTCAGGTGCCGGTACTGCTCGGTACATCCAGAAAATCTATGATCGGATTTACTCTGGATCTGCCGGCAGATGAGAGGACAGAGGGTACTGTGGCCACTACGGTGAGCGGATATATGAAAGGCTGCCGGATGTTCCGGGTTCATGACGTTAAGGAAAACAGGCGCGCCCTCACTATGATCGAGGCAATCTGCCGTTATTAA
- a CDS encoding HD domain-containing protein: protein MKRLLYITNHPEYQNAYRQIQDAEKERAFCLHDTGHFLAVSRIAYILVLEERLGVKKDVIYAAGFLHDIGRGKQYAEGIPHEEAGIRVATDILSESPYTTEERNTILLLLRSHRRPDSDKLSCLFGRADKLSRDCCNCKAREECYWPEEKKNNIYRY, encoded by the coding sequence GTGAAGCGGCTTTTATATATCACGAATCATCCGGAATATCAGAATGCTTACCGGCAGATTCAGGATGCGGAGAAAGAAAGGGCCTTCTGTCTTCACGACACCGGGCACTTTCTGGCGGTTTCCAGAATTGCTTATATCCTTGTACTTGAAGAACGGCTGGGTGTAAAGAAAGATGTGATCTATGCCGCAGGTTTTCTGCACGATATCGGAAGGGGAAAGCAGTATGCAGAGGGGATTCCCCATGAGGAAGCAGGCATTAGGGTCGCCACGGATATTTTGTCTGAGTCCCCATATACCACAGAGGAGCGGAACACCATTCTGCTTTTATTAAGGTCCCACAGAAGGCCGGACAGTGATAAGCTTTCCTGCCTTTTTGGCCGGGCAGACAAGCTCTCCAGGGACTGCTGCAACTGTAAGGCGAGAGAAGAATGCTATTGGCCGGAAGAGAAGAAAAACAACATATATCGGTATTAG
- a CDS encoding adenylosuccinate synthase encodes MVKAIVGANWGDEGKGKITDMLGETSDIIVRFQGGANAGHTIINDYGKFALHTLPSGVFYDHTTSIIGNGVALNIPVLFKEIGEIVSQGVPKPKILVSDRAQIVMPYHILFDEYEEERLGKGSFGSTKSGIAPFYSDKYAKIGFQVNELFDGKVLKEKLVRICEMKNVLLEHLYHKPLLNPDELYETLMEYKEMVAPYVCDVSLFLHKAMKEQKTILLEGQLGSLKDPDHGIYPMVTSSSTLAAYGAIGAGIPPYEIKKIVTVVKAYSSAVGAGAFVSEIFGEEADELRKRGGDGGEFGATTGRPRRMGWFDVVASKYGCRMQGTTDVAFTVLDVLGYLEEIPVCVAYDIDGEITTDFPTTGDLERAKPVIEVLPGWKSDIRGITKYEELPENCRKYVEFVEEKIGYPITLISNGPGRHEIIRRGYTD; translated from the coding sequence ATGGTTAAAGCAATAGTTGGAGCCAACTGGGGCGACGAAGGAAAAGGTAAGATCACGGATATGTTAGGTGAGACTTCTGACATTATCGTGCGTTTCCAGGGAGGAGCGAATGCCGGGCATACCATCATCAACGACTACGGAAAGTTCGCGCTTCACACGCTGCCATCCGGTGTATTCTATGATCATACAACCAGCATTATCGGTAACGGTGTGGCACTGAATATTCCTGTGCTTTTTAAGGAGATTGGGGAAATCGTCTCCCAGGGAGTGCCAAAGCCGAAAATTCTCGTTTCCGACCGTGCCCAGATCGTTATGCCGTACCATATCCTGTTTGATGAATACGAGGAGGAACGACTGGGAAAAGGGTCCTTCGGATCTACAAAATCGGGGATCGCACCGTTTTATTCAGACAAATATGCAAAGATCGGTTTCCAGGTCAACGAGTTGTTTGACGGCAAAGTGTTAAAAGAAAAATTGGTCAGAATCTGCGAGATGAAGAATGTTTTGCTCGAGCATCTCTACCACAAACCCCTTCTTAATCCGGATGAGCTGTATGAAACACTGATGGAGTACAAGGAAATGGTAGCGCCGTATGTCTGCGATGTATCCCTGTTTCTTCACAAAGCGATGAAAGAACAGAAGACCATTCTCCTGGAAGGCCAGCTGGGCTCGTTAAAGGACCCGGACCACGGTATTTATCCGATGGTGACATCTTCCTCCACTTTAGCGGCGTACGGAGCAATCGGTGCAGGTATTCCGCCATATGAAATTAAGAAGATTGTCACCGTAGTTAAAGCATACTCAAGTGCTGTAGGCGCAGGTGCCTTCGTCAGTGAGATTTTCGGAGAAGAAGCCGATGAGCTCAGAAAACGCGGGGGAGACGGCGGTGAATTCGGGGCAACGACCGGACGTCCGAGAAGGATGGGATGGTTTGACGTCGTGGCTTCCAAGTACGGATGCAGGATGCAGGGAACGACAGACGTGGCATTTACCGTGCTCGATGTTCTTGGCTATTTAGAAGAAATTCCGGTCTGCGTCGCTTATGATATTGACGGTGAAATAACGACCGATTTCCCGACAACGGGTGATCTGGAGAGAGCAAAACCGGTGATCGAAGTACTTCCGGGATGGAAGAGTGACATCCGCGGAATTACAAAATACGAAGAACTGCCGGAAAACTGCAGAAAATACGTAGAGTTCGTCGAGGAAAAGATCGGATATCCGATTACGCTGATCTCCAACGGACCCGGCAGACATGAGATTATCCGCAGAGGATATACAGACTAA
- the lon gene encoding endopeptidase La — protein sequence MKKVLPMLALRGKYIYPNSVIHFDVSRSKSVRAIEEAMQNDQMIFLDNQIDPAMEDPKSYDLYQIGTLARIRQVVKLPQNIIRVFAEGMFRAEILEVCEEEPIFRVEAAYQHTEQQEFEQDEKEAVFRALKESFEKYTGVWNQMDPNVYSYILMQTDLEVFVDHLATHLPFSLQNKQKLLEEMDLKRRCELMLVLLEQELRLAYLRLDIQEKVKENIDDNQREYMLREQLKVIREELGETNIADEADEFLRSLSEMEAGEEVKDKIKKEISRFQAMGNSAAESAVLRTYIEIMLDVPWEKLSEDSMDLEEAEKILEADHYGLKKVKERVLEYLAARAMSQKKDAAILCLVGPPGTGKTSIARSIARATHKEYVRLSLGGVRDESEIRGHRKTYVGAMPGRIVAAIRQAKVRNPLMLLDEVDKVGKDQRGDTASALLEVLDGEQNEHFRDHYLEVPLDLSDVLFIATANDLSTIPKPLLDRMEVIEVSSYSENEKFHIAKNYLVKKQMEANGLTPKEIVWKDDALRLLIDSYTREAGVRSLERTIGNVSRKITKDIYQGKKKKVTVTKKAVRDYLGTAPYELEKENLKDEVGIVHGLAWTSVGGVMLNVEVNTMPGKGKFTVTGSLGDVMKESAQAAVSYIRSKSGKYKIKDDFFESHDIHIHIPEGAVPKDGPSAGITMTLALISAITGRKVQGTVAMTGEVTIRGQVLAIGGLKEKMLAAKRAGMTKVLVPKANEKDVREFDTEITENIEIVYVKKIEDVIREALLS from the coding sequence ATGAAAAAAGTATTACCGATGCTTGCGCTGAGAGGGAAATACATATATCCGAATTCGGTGATTCATTTTGATGTCTCACGGAGTAAATCGGTGCGCGCGATCGAGGAAGCCATGCAGAACGATCAGATGATTTTTTTGGATAATCAGATCGATCCGGCGATGGAAGATCCTAAATCTTACGACCTCTACCAGATCGGGACATTGGCGAGAATCCGCCAGGTAGTAAAACTGCCTCAAAATATTATCCGGGTTTTCGCCGAGGGCATGTTCCGGGCTGAAATTCTGGAAGTCTGTGAGGAAGAACCGATATTCCGGGTGGAAGCGGCTTATCAGCATACAGAGCAGCAGGAATTTGAACAGGATGAGAAGGAGGCGGTATTCAGAGCCTTAAAAGAAAGTTTTGAAAAATATACCGGGGTTTGGAATCAGATGGACCCTAATGTATACAGTTATATCCTCATGCAGACAGATCTGGAAGTGTTTGTGGACCATTTGGCAACCCATCTTCCGTTTTCTCTTCAGAACAAACAAAAACTTCTGGAAGAGATGGACTTAAAACGGAGATGTGAGCTGATGCTTGTGCTTCTGGAACAGGAACTGCGTCTCGCCTATTTGAGGCTGGACATTCAGGAGAAGGTTAAAGAGAATATTGACGACAATCAGCGTGAATATATGCTGAGGGAACAGCTCAAGGTGATCCGGGAAGAACTTGGAGAGACCAATATCGCAGATGAAGCCGATGAGTTCCTGCGCAGTCTTTCTGAAATGGAAGCCGGCGAAGAGGTGAAGGACAAGATAAAGAAAGAAATCTCCCGGTTCCAGGCTATGGGAAACAGTGCCGCCGAGAGCGCGGTGCTCAGAACTTACATCGAGATTATGCTGGATGTGCCGTGGGAAAAGCTTTCGGAAGATTCCATGGATCTGGAAGAAGCAGAAAAGATTCTGGAAGCAGATCACTATGGACTGAAGAAAGTGAAGGAGCGGGTTCTGGAATATCTGGCGGCAAGGGCCATGAGCCAGAAGAAGGACGCGGCTATCCTCTGCCTTGTGGGCCCTCCGGGAACGGGGAAAACATCCATCGCAAGGTCGATTGCCAGGGCTACCCACAAAGAATATGTGAGATTATCACTGGGAGGCGTCAGAGACGAGTCCGAGATCCGGGGGCACAGGAAGACTTACGTGGGAGCTATGCCGGGAAGGATCGTGGCAGCGATCCGTCAGGCTAAAGTACGCAACCCGCTGATGCTTCTGGATGAAGTGGATAAGGTGGGAAAGGACCAGAGAGGAGATACGGCATCGGCGCTCCTGGAAGTCCTGGACGGAGAGCAGAACGAACATTTCCGGGATCATTATCTGGAAGTGCCGCTGGATTTAAGTGATGTACTGTTCATCGCCACGGCAAATGATCTTTCCACGATCCCAAAACCGCTTTTAGACCGGATGGAGGTCATAGAAGTTTCCAGTTACTCTGAAAACGAGAAATTTCACATCGCCAAAAATTATCTGGTAAAAAAGCAGATGGAAGCCAACGGGCTGACTCCGAAGGAAATTGTCTGGAAGGACGATGCTCTCAGGCTGCTGATCGACAGTTATACGAGAGAAGCGGGTGTGAGAAGCCTGGAGAGAACCATTGGAAATGTTTCCCGAAAGATTACAAAAGACATTTATCAGGGAAAGAAGAAAAAAGTGACGGTGACGAAAAAAGCAGTCCGGGATTATCTGGGAACGGCTCCGTATGAACTGGAAAAAGAAAATTTGAAGGACGAGGTGGGAATCGTGCACGGACTGGCATGGACCAGTGTCGGAGGCGTCATGCTCAACGTGGAAGTAAACACAATGCCGGGGAAGGGCAAGTTTACCGTCACAGGATCTCTTGGTGATGTGATGAAGGAATCGGCCCAGGCTGCAGTCAGCTATATCCGGAGCAAGAGCGGCAAATATAAGATCAAGGATGATTTCTTTGAATCTCACGATATCCACATTCACATTCCGGAAGGTGCGGTGCCAAAAGACGGACCGTCTGCCGGAATTACCATGACTCTTGCCCTCATCTCGGCGATCACGGGAAGAAAAGTCCAGGGAACTGTGGCAATGACCGGAGAGGTGACGATCAGAGGACAGGTATTGGCAATCGGGGGACTGAAAGAAAAAATGCTGGCTGCAAAACGCGCGGGCATGACAAAAGTACTTGTGCCAAAGGCCAATGAAAAAGATGTCAGGGAATTTGATACAGAGATTACAGAAAATATCGAGATCGTATATGTGAAAAAGATTGAGGACGTCATAAGGGAGGCTCTTCTTTCTTAA
- a CDS encoding chorismate mutase → MRDLLDIRKDIDRIDRKIVRLFEERMHCSEEVAEYKKGTGKPIYDRDREQEKIEALTGEVEPEFLKKGTEELFLQLMSIGRRYQYSLLSEEDSYVRKMFKEVDKLEINRDTKVVYQGIPGAYQEQAMVQFFGENISHFTADEFKDVVVAVDEGKADYGILPIENTSAGTVSGIYDLLLNHDVCVVGEETVECNHALVGIKGTDLSKVTKVYSHPQGLMQCKQFLDETGWDQVRIRNTAVAAKKVADDNDPTKVAISSERAAKLYGLEVLKRKVNYEGNNCTRFVVMSKKKQYRRDAGKVSISFSLPHETGSLYNILAHFMFNDVSMTNIESRPLPNRQWEYGFYIDVAGNLNEPGIRNALTGIRAEVKDFKILGNF, encoded by the coding sequence ATGAGAGATTTACTTGACATAAGAAAGGACATAGACCGGATAGACCGGAAGATTGTCCGCCTGTTTGAAGAGCGGATGCATTGTTCCGAGGAGGTTGCAGAGTATAAAAAAGGAACAGGCAAGCCGATTTATGACAGAGATAGGGAACAGGAGAAGATAGAGGCGCTAACAGGCGAAGTCGAACCGGAGTTTTTAAAGAAGGGAACAGAGGAACTCTTTTTACAGCTTATGTCCATCGGGCGCAGATACCAGTACAGTCTCCTGTCGGAAGAAGACAGCTACGTGCGGAAAATGTTTAAAGAGGTGGATAAACTGGAGATCAACCGAGATACAAAAGTTGTATATCAGGGGATTCCCGGAGCGTATCAGGAACAGGCCATGGTGCAGTTTTTTGGAGAAAATATCAGCCATTTTACAGCCGATGAATTTAAAGATGTGGTCGTGGCAGTGGATGAGGGAAAGGCAGATTACGGAATTCTGCCCATCGAAAATACCTCCGCAGGCACTGTGAGCGGCATCTATGATCTGCTCCTGAATCATGACGTATGTGTAGTCGGGGAAGAGACGGTAGAGTGCAATCATGCCCTTGTAGGCATTAAGGGAACAGATCTTTCCAAGGTGACCAAGGTATATTCACATCCCCAGGGGCTGATGCAGTGCAAGCAATTTTTAGACGAGACCGGCTGGGATCAGGTTCGCATAAGGAACACTGCCGTTGCGGCCAAAAAAGTTGCGGATGACAATGACCCGACCAAGGTTGCGATTTCCAGCGAGCGGGCGGCTAAGCTCTATGGACTGGAGGTGCTGAAGCGCAAGGTGAATTACGAAGGAAATAACTGCACCCGTTTTGTGGTTATGTCCAAGAAAAAGCAGTACCGGAGAGATGCCGGGAAGGTAAGCATCAGTTTTTCTCTTCCGCATGAGACGGGATCTCTTTATAACATTCTTGCACATTTTATGTTCAATGATGTCAGTATGACGAATATTGAATCCAGACCGCTTCCGAACAGGCAGTGGGAATATGGATTTTATATAGATGTGGCCGGAAACTTAAATGAACCGGGCATACGCAATGCTCTGACCGGCATCCGGGCGGAGGTAAAGGACTTTAAAATACTTGGAAATTTTTAA
- a CDS encoding LTA synthase family protein, translating into MNSKSNGLKDKLGKIHSFIHKFGKYFIIACLILFCVLCIKNKDQFAERVAKGVPESGMEKIAIADGDTIKQEFKANFTSAERIDFRVGRNYGDARPGSIDLTIKDSKGNVVFHITPTMEEVDGRAEVKSTMRRRELHDDRWYKVVVNQKLEKGETYTYEIKGIGINKKDPLYIYISKDMGSVFQPLVKNNKTQDIRLCARVWTTQIDMWAIGLTIAIAVGLIVLLLVQLNIPEKWNKWLTWALFIVNPWLAFYMVEKVFYNPISVMGILSYALNVIWFYIIFAILLLIFNRVKYAVIVGNLLLYGCAVGNYFVMQFRGTPITPADIWALGTAMDVADHYTLSYDKAAIVATIICLGLCIIAWKLDTIKAFRWKHRLAVLAVVVVATLGQSFFCTRVNFLEAHNVKVEFFNQKKGYKRNGFVLSFLLNVQYLLGTEPEGYSVDKVKDIAKNYEVTTGQNKNLKQKPNVVVIMNETFSDLNVVNKIKTNKEVMPYINSMKENTIKGDMLVSVFGGGTSNSEYEFLTGNSVSSLPLNGNAYTQFVKHEVPSLATQLKEQGYDTTAFHPYKPNAWNRQSVYPLLGFDNFLDESSLDESKVRRIRGWVSDESDYDKIIETFENRKSDNPLFMFNVTIQNHGGYLLPDDNFKQEITIEDEKKTEPAERYLSLIHESDRAFKKLIDYFKEQKEPTIVVMFGDHQPKLEDEFYELLYGKDLNSLNIKEMQKKFTVPFVIWANYDIKEQENVKLTSANYLSTLMLKQTNLKMTPYNQYLEELEKQIPAINANGYVTKDGKNVATQDEEDKDKWLTNYQYLQYNSLLDYKHRVDSFFSVKEK; encoded by the coding sequence ATGAACAGTAAATCAAATGGTTTGAAAGACAAACTGGGAAAAATCCATAGCTTTATTCACAAGTTTGGAAAATACTTTATTATTGCGTGTCTGATCTTATTCTGTGTGCTGTGTATTAAGAATAAAGATCAGTTTGCGGAACGGGTAGCTAAGGGCGTACCGGAAAGCGGCATGGAGAAGATCGCGATTGCAGACGGGGATACGATTAAGCAGGAATTTAAAGCTAATTTTACTTCGGCAGAAAGAATTGACTTCCGTGTGGGGAGAAACTATGGAGATGCAAGACCGGGAAGCATTGATCTGACGATAAAAGATTCAAAAGGTAATGTTGTATTTCATATCACCCCAACGATGGAGGAAGTTGACGGAAGGGCTGAAGTCAAATCCACTATGCGCCGCAGAGAGCTTCATGACGACCGCTGGTACAAAGTTGTCGTGAATCAGAAGCTTGAAAAGGGAGAAACTTATACCTACGAAATTAAAGGAATCGGAATTAACAAGAAAGATCCTCTGTATATTTACATTTCAAAGGATATGGGTTCTGTTTTCCAGCCTCTTGTAAAGAATAACAAGACACAGGATATCCGTCTCTGTGCAAGGGTTTGGACAACCCAGATTGACATGTGGGCCATCGGTTTGACGATTGCCATTGCCGTAGGATTGATTGTACTTTTACTGGTTCAGCTGAATATTCCTGAAAAATGGAATAAATGGCTCACATGGGCCTTATTTATTGTGAATCCGTGGCTGGCCTTTTATATGGTCGAAAAGGTATTTTACAATCCAATCAGTGTCATGGGTATTCTGTCCTATGCCTTGAATGTCATATGGTTCTATATCATCTTTGCAATACTGCTTCTGATCTTTAACCGGGTCAAATATGCAGTTATTGTGGGGAATCTGCTCTTATACGGATGTGCGGTTGGAAACTACTTCGTCATGCAGTTCAGAGGCACACCGATCACACCGGCGGATATATGGGCGCTCGGTACTGCTATGGACGTTGCGGATCACTATACTCTGTCCTATGATAAAGCAGCCATTGTTGCTACAATTATTTGTTTGGGACTGTGCATCATAGCATGGAAACTGGATACTATCAAGGCGTTTCGGTGGAAGCACCGTCTGGCGGTATTGGCCGTTGTAGTTGTGGCAACACTGGGACAGAGTTTCTTCTGCACCAGGGTGAACTTTTTAGAAGCACATAACGTAAAGGTAGAATTTTTCAATCAGAAAAAGGGATATAAACGAAACGGCTTTGTCTTAAGCTTCCTTCTGAATGTACAGTATCTTCTTGGGACGGAACCGGAAGGATACAGTGTGGATAAGGTAAAAGACATTGCCAAAAATTATGAGGTGACAACCGGACAGAACAAGAATCTGAAGCAGAAACCAAATGTGGTCGTCATCATGAACGAGACATTTTCTGATCTGAATGTGGTCAACAAGATCAAGACAAATAAAGAAGTGATGCCTTATATCAATTCTATGAAAGAAAATACAATCAAGGGTGATATGCTGGTATCTGTATTCGGAGGCGGAACAAGCAACTCCGAGTATGAGTTCCTCACAGGAAACTCAGTATCTTCTCTTCCGCTGAACGGAAATGCATATACCCAGTTTGTAAAACACGAAGTGCCGAGTCTTGCTACCCAGTTAAAAGAACAGGGATATGACACGACCGCATTCCACCCTTATAAGCCGAATGCATGGAACAGACAGAGCGTGTATCCGCTGCTTGGATTCGACAACTTCCTGGATGAGTCATCGCTGGATGAATCCAAAGTCAGGAGAATCAGAGGATGGGTCAGCGACGAGTCAGATTATGACAAGATCATAGAGACATTCGAGAACAGAAAATCAGATAATCCTCTGTTTATGTTTAATGTAACAATTCAGAACCACGGCGGATATCTGCTTCCGGACGATAACTTCAAGCAGGAAATTACGATTGAAGACGAGAAGAAGACAGAACCCGCAGAGCGTTATCTGTCTCTGATCCATGAATCCGACCGGGCATTTAAGAAGCTGATCGATTACTTTAAGGAGCAGAAAGAACCGACCATCGTTGTGATGTTCGGAGACCATCAGCCAAAACTGGAAGACGAGTTCTATGAGCTTCTCTACGGAAAGGACTTAAACAGCCTGAACATCAAGGAGATGCAGAAGAAATTTACTGTTCCGTTTGTTATCTGGGCAAACTATGATATCAAAGAACAGGAAAATGTAAAACTTACCAGTGCCAACTATCTGTCCACGCTGATGCTGAAACAGACAAATTTAAAAATGACTCCGTATAATCAGTATCTGGAAGAACTGGAGAAACAGATTCCGGCAATCAATGCCAACGGATATGTGACAAAAGACGGTAAAAATGTTGCGACCCAGGATGAGGAAGATAAAGATAAATGGCTGACAAACTATCAGTATCTGCAGTACAATTCCCTGCTGGACTATAAACACCGCGTAGATTCCTTCTTTTCTGTGAAAGAAAAGTAG